A genomic window from Salvelinus namaycush isolate Seneca chromosome 5, SaNama_1.0, whole genome shotgun sequence includes:
- the LOC120047883 gene encoding glutamic acid-rich protein-like isoform X2 — translation MSQLSQSRWPPLATLPPRRLLLTSTEKSPKRFLIRALSAILLCSLKSSGSHTSMELNMQTDSSHFFKCILNGIARCRPPEGKPSSSGSRKNVDTKTKVTKGSGKVVCAKFTARCLNEDGLKDLIKPFGEVVKVIMFPALAFVELESTDQAADIVTYYLSNPVMVKGGQVTFSVSSTFNFLQSSRVLSFSPVPPGKESAAWKRELLAVAEGFGPVEHSLFLPTQAFVEMTNALDAQKLVGHHTSKHLKIDEIHIKVAFSSEYNTLRTMSERKSSDRKSPDRSRKSEDRSKRKRTPSPRRRSLSPRRDSPTSSKRRRSRERDSDRHKERVKSNSGGKSRPKSPRKQSSSRSSRSPRRPRSPSKQSSSRSSRSPHSHTKERVSSEKVSPISTSTRSQPPIKNKATSQSSTVMEKSKKAVDMIDQSKQETETQDSQEDGAMEACEMDSDIEGMAVYGEDGEENSDMGEEGEVEEEEEPQESAEDLIQEFKELCEPRQKATSGTVDDAPTEELSATGSEQGKELSVTGSEQGKELSATGSEQGKELSATGSEQGKELSATGSEQGKELSVTGSEQGKEIDGEDQKGDTSYIDDEPDFPEDLENLITLDELEEDSSGDNQDNQSTDEIKSRSKSKPSGRDQTPGRVIYVKNLPRGFYTDSDFLKIVKGFGRVHRYLLLRNGEEGFIEMERSSDATKALRELRYNGCKLYGQKLIILRSQKYKRLTTGWKPESDSKSDRKKDHLSTRSSSRIRSGRTSSHSKSVAKDDKTKEKDDKTKEKDDKTKEKDDKTMEKDDETMEKDEETMEKDEETMEKDEETMEKDEETMEKDEETMEKDEETKEKTSRQVRSKPAQHCDKEDIGASEGNIDKSSNSEEQKDAPVPAAEKEKQACSNEDNAETKMEDNVETGPDSMKTGMESSFQANNPVGREFITPVMGYFCDLCQVIYVNEDEAKNQHCSSLCHYLKFMEHSGKDTASS, via the exons CACGGAGAAATCCCCCAAACGTTTCCTTATTCGTGCTCTCTCTGCGATATTACTGTGCTCTCTGAAAAG ttcTGGTTCACACACATCAATGGAACTCAACATGCAGACGGACAGCTCACACTTCTTCAAAT GTATCCTGAATGGGATTGCCAGATGCAGACCGCCAGAAG GTAAACCGTCAAGTAGCGGCTCTAGAAAAAACGTAGACACTAAGACAAAGGTTACAAAG GGGAGTGGCAAAGTGGTTTGTGCCAAATTTACCGCCCGGTGTCTCAACGAAGATGGTTTGAAGGACCTGATTAAACCGTTTGGTGAAGTTGTGAAAGTCATCATGTTCCCTGCTTTG GCGTTTGTGGAGTTGGAGTCAACGGACCAGGCCGCCGATATTGTGACATACTACCTCAGTAACCCAGTGATGGTGAAAGGAGGACAAGTCACCTTCTCTGTCTCGTCAACATTTAATTTCCTGCAG AGTTCCCGGGTGTTGAGTTTTTCCCCTGTGCCTCCTGGTAAAGAGTCTGCCGCGTGGAAAAGAGAGTTACTGGCCGTAGCGGAAGGATTTGGACCTGTGGAGCACTCTCTATTCTTACCTACGCAG GCATTTGTGGAAATGACGAATGCACTGGATGCACAGAAGCTTGTTGGACACCATACGTCCAAACACCTGAAAATAGATGAGATACATATTAAAGTGGCCTTCTCATCAGAGTATAATACACTTCG GACCATGTCTGAGAGGAAGTCTTCAGACAGGAAGTCTCCAGACAGGAGCAGGAAGTCTGAAGACAGATCTAAGAGGAAGAGAACCCCAAGCCCCAGAAGGCGGTCCCTCAGCCCCAGGAGAGATTCACCAACCTCCTCAAAaaggaggaggagtagagagagggatagcgaCCGTCACAAAGAACGAGTGAAATCAAACAGTGGGGGTAAAAGCAGGCCAAAGTCCCCCAGAAAACAGAGCTCCAGTCGGTCCTCCAGAAGCCCTCGCAGGCCAAGGTCCCCCAGCAAACAGAGCTCCAGTCGGTCCTCCAGAAGCCCTCACTCCCATACTAAAGAGCGGGTGTCCAGTGAGAAGGTATCCCCCATTTCCACATCCACTCGCTCACAACCTCCCATCAAGAATAAGGCCACATCCCAGTCCTCCACTGTGATGGAGAAGTCCAAAAAGGCTGTCGACATGATTGACCAGAGCAAGCAAGAAACTGAGACCCAGGACAGCCAGGAGGATGGAGCCATGGAGGCCTGTGAAATGGACAGTGACATCGAGGGGATGGCCGTGTAtggggaggatggggaggagaacTCTGacatgggagaggagggagaggtagaggaggaagaggaaccGCAGGAGAGTGCTGAGGACTTGATCCAGGAGTTTAAAGAACTATGTGAGCCCAGGCAGAAAGCAACCTCTGGGACTGTAGATGATGCTCCTACAGAAGAGCTATCAGCTACTGGGTCAGAACAGGGGAAAGAGCTCTCAGTTACTGGGTCAGAACAGGGGAAAGAGCTCTCAGCTACCGGGTCAGAACAGGGGAAAGAGCTCTCAGCTACCGGGTCAGAACAGGGGAAAGAGCTCTCAGCTACCGGGTCAGAACAGGGGAAAGAGCTCTCAGTTACCGGGTCAGAACAGGGGAAAGAGATAGATGGTGAAGACCAGAAAGGAGATACTTCATACATTGATGATGAG CCTGATTTCCCAGAGGACCTTGAGAATCTTATTACATTGGATGAGCTGGAGGAGGATTCCTCAGGTGATAACCAAG ATAACCAGTCAACAGATGAGATCAAGAGCAGATCCAAGAGCAAG CCCTCAGGACGTGATCAGACACCTGGTAGAGTGATCTACGTCAAAAACCTTCCCAGAGGCTTCTATACGGATAGTGACTTCCTGAAGATTGTTAAAGGCTTTGGGAGAGTGCACCGCTATTTGCTCCTTCGCAACGGTGAAGAG gGCTTCATTGAGATGGAGAGGTCTTCTGATGCGACAAAGGCTTTAAGAGAGCTGCGTTATAATGGCTGTAAATTATACGGCCAGAAGTTGATCATCCTGCGGTCTCAGAAATACAAAAGACTAACAACAGG GTGGAAACCTGAATCTGATTCTAAAAGTGATCGGAAGAAAGATCACTTGAGTACTAGAAGCAGTAGCAGGATAAGGAGTGGACGGACCAGCAGTCACTCAAAGTCAGTGGCTAAGGACGACAAGACAAAAGAGAAGGACGACAAGACAAAAGAGAAGGACGACAAGACAAAAGAGAAGGACGACAAGACAATGGAGAAGGACGACGAGACAATGGAGAAGGACGAGGAGACAATGGAGAAGGACGAGGAGACAATGGAGAAGGACGAGGAGACAATGGAGAAGGACGAGGAGACAATGGAGAAGGACGAGGAGACAATGGAGAAGGACGAGGAGACAAAAGAGAAGACATCACGACAAGTACGCTCCAAGCCAGCCCAACACTGTGACAAGGAGGACATAGGAGCGTCTGAAGGGAATATTGACAAATCCTCCAACAGTGAAGAACAAAAGGATGCCCCTGTCCCTGCTGCTGAGAAAGAGAAGCAGGCCTGTAGCAATGAGGATAATGCAGAAACCAAGATGGAGGATAATGTGGAAACGGGACCAGATTCCATGAAGACTGGTATGGAGTCATCGTTCCAGGCCAACAACCCAGTAG GAAGAGAATTCATTACACCTGTCATGGGCTACTTCTGCGACCTGTGTCAAGTCATCTATGTCAATGAGGACGAAGCAAAGAACCAACACTGCAGCAGCCTCTGTCACTATCTGAAGTTTATG GAACATTCAGGTAAAGACACAGCCTCTAGCTAA